One genomic window of Tenacibaculum tangerinum includes the following:
- a CDS encoding T9SS type A sorting domain-containing protein, protein MIKKLLFIAFFLVISVGFSQEKSIEKLSASPNPFTNSTTIYFNAKHNQTVLLTVRNVLGKTVFSKEIKVISGRNSFPFQRNDLKSGMYIYAVQSNKEIISKRFVIK, encoded by the coding sequence ATGATTAAAAAACTACTTTTTATAGCATTTTTTTTGGTTATTTCGGTTGGTTTTTCCCAAGAAAAATCAATAGAAAAGCTATCTGCATCTCCAAACCCCTTTACAAATAGCACTACTATTTACTTTAATGCCAAGCATAACCAAACGGTACTTTTAACCGTTAGAAATGTATTGGGTAAAACTGTATTTAGCAAAGAAATTAAGGTGATTTCAGGACGTAATTCTTTTCCTTTTCAGCGAAACGATTTAAAGTCTGGAATGTATATTTATGCTGTTCAAAGTAATAAAGAAATTATATCTAAACGCTTTGTTATTAAATAA
- a CDS encoding ribonuclease Z — protein MQLTVLGCHSATPRVNAYPTSQYLEINNRHFLIDCGEGTQRQMRKYKVGFSKIDHIFISHLHGDHFFGLVGLIATLGILNREKELHIYGPKGIKEVTTLQLKFSKTWTKYAIVFHELTSTESELIFEDNKVSVRTIPLNHRVYTNGFLFTEKAKPRKLHIENIQQYDEIETCDFHHIKAGKDFVLSTGEIVSNDELTIDPPKPLSFAFCSDTAYKPSIIPIIKNVDLLYHEATFLKDREDLCEKTKHSTAEQAASIASQANAGKLIIGHYSNRYKNIDDFKAEAQTVFNNTELAEVGKRYTTDAFPVEILN, from the coding sequence ATGCAATTAACCGTTTTGGGTTGTCATTCTGCTACTCCTAGAGTTAATGCTTACCCTACTTCTCAATATTTAGAAATTAACAACCGCCATTTTTTAATCGACTGTGGCGAGGGTACGCAGCGACAAATGCGTAAGTACAAAGTTGGTTTTTCAAAAATCGACCATATATTTATTTCTCATTTACATGGTGACCACTTTTTTGGTTTAGTAGGCCTTATTGCTACTCTCGGAATTTTAAACAGAGAAAAAGAACTCCATATTTATGGTCCGAAAGGCATTAAAGAAGTAACCACGTTACAATTAAAATTTTCTAAGACTTGGACTAAATATGCTATTGTTTTCCATGAATTAACTTCTACCGAAAGTGAACTAATTTTTGAAGATAATAAAGTATCTGTTAGAACTATTCCTCTAAACCACAGAGTGTATACAAATGGTTTTCTATTTACCGAAAAGGCAAAACCAAGAAAATTACATATTGAAAATATTCAACAATATGACGAAATAGAAACGTGTGATTTTCACCATATAAAAGCAGGGAAAGACTTTGTTCTTTCTACAGGAGAAATTGTTTCTAATGATGAATTAACTATTGACCCTCCAAAACCTTTGAGTTTTGCTTTTTGTAGCGATACTGCCTACAAACCTTCCATTATTCCTATTATTAAAAATGTAGATTTGCTATACCATGAAGCAACATTTTTAAAAGATAGAGAAGATTTATGTGAAAAGACAAAACACTCAACGGCCGAACAAGCAGCCTCAATTGCTAGTCAAGCAAATGCTGGTAAATTAATTATTGGTCATTATTCTAACAGGTATAAAAATATAGACGATTTTAAAGCAGAGGCTCAAACAGTTTTTAACAATACCGAATTGGCAGAAGTAGGAAAACGGTATACTACCGATGCTTTTCCTGTTGAAATTCTAAACTAA
- a CDS encoding CoA-binding protein: MKKRTLVLGASLNPNKYSNIAIKRLIERNIETLAIGIRKGSIGNVIIETEKKPFTNIDTVTLYLNAERQKAYYDYIISLQPRRVIFNPGTENPTFIKLLKENNIDSEIACTLVLLSTKQY; encoded by the coding sequence ATGAAAAAACGTACTTTGGTTTTAGGGGCTTCTTTAAACCCTAATAAATACTCGAATATCGCTATTAAAAGATTGATAGAAAGAAATATAGAAACCTTAGCCATTGGTATTCGAAAAGGAAGTATTGGTAACGTTATAATTGAAACTGAAAAGAAACCATTTACCAATATCGATACAGTAACTCTTTACCTTAATGCAGAACGACAAAAAGCGTATTACGATTACATTATAAGTTTACAACCTCGTAGAGTTATTTTTAATCCAGGTACTGAAAACCCAACATTCATAAAGTTATTAAAGGAAAATAATATTGATAGTGAAATCGCTTGTACCCTCGTACTTTTATCAACAAAACAATATTAG